The Burkholderiales bacterium JOSHI_001 genomic sequence ATACCAGTCCCCAAGCACCGTTGTAGTTGGGGACGGAGCCGGGTTGACAACTAAGTTGCCACGGACAAGTAGCTTCTTCGTACATCGGATTGCAAACACGGGCGGTTCCTGTGCGGCCTAACGTTCGAGGTAAGGCGGGCCCTACAGCGGAGCGTGTAAGGCCCGGCAGGGACGATGATAACTTTGGCCCAGCCGGGCCTTACACGCGCAGCTGTTGGGGCTCGCCTTGACCGAGGGGTTAGGCGTCATCGTGCACCAATTTCATTGACTTCTTCATTCGAGCGGCTTCCTCGGGGGGTGAGCAGCTTCACGTATGGTTGTCCTTCTTCATTCGCCACGTACATGAAGTACTGACCGCTTACTGTCTTTGCCAGGAGCGTCAGCGAGTAGCTCAGGACTCGGCCTGTCTGAAAAGTGCCTGACTCACTCTCTGCAACTATTTGCGATTTCTCGCCCTTGATGGAAGGGTGGCCTGACGCGGAAGATGCCGTGTAGGCTCTAAACCGGCGAAGCTCTCGCTCCCTTCGTTCTCGACCTTCTCCAAGAGACATCCACCTTCGCGTGCCTAGCCAAATCGCAAAGGCAAAGAAGGTGAACAGCGCGACAGCCGCTCCGATGGAAAGAAGTAGGGACTGCACTGCGATGCTCGGCTTGTGTATGACGCCTAACGTTCGAGGTAAGGCGGGCCCTACAGCGGAGCGTGTAAGGCCCGGAGCGGACGATGATAGCTTTGGCCGTTCCGGGCCTTGCACGCGCAGCTGTTGGGGCTCGCCTTGACCGAGGGGTTAGGCGTCGCCGCGCGCGGCTGCGCAGGCGGCACTGTGTGATGCCTTGGGCCCTTAGCGACGACGGCGCAGACGTTTTCCCGGGATGCCAACATATTGATCCGACGATCGGTTGCCAGTTTTGCCTTCAACGCTCACCGTAAAGTGTGGCCCATGCACAGAATCCGTGCCGTAACGGACTTCAAGCTTCTTGAACTCCGCGGGGTCTAGCGAGTGTTTGGCGCACAGGTTGGGAAGCACTTCGCTGTAGAGACGAACTGCCTCACGAAAACTCGTGGAGACCTTCTTACCAGTAGTTTGACCGGCCAGAAAATCTACGACGACAAATCCTTCGTCCTCTCCGGCCGCCTCTGCAAAGACATTCATTTGGTAGACGCCAATCATCAAGCCGATTCCACTGGCTAGCGAATCCGCGATGTTGTGGCCTACCGACTTGAGGGGTCCGATCTTCATGAGACGAGGGAAGTTACCCTGCGACGCCTAACGTTCGAGGTAAGGCGGGCCCTACAGCGGAGCGTGTAAGGCCCGGAGCGGACGATGATAACTTTGGCCGTTCCGGGCCTTGCACGCGCAGCTGTTGGGGCTCGCCTTGACCGAGGGGTTAGGCACCACTGACCGGCCTATGCTGTGTGCCCGAGCCCATGGTGACAAACAACATGCGACTTGGCTGAAATACCTTTGCCGTGTGCCACCTGCCACGCGGGACGACCACAGCGCCGCTACCAACTATTCGAGTGACTTCGGTTTCACCTGATCCCTCCAGATGGAACTCGATGTCTCCGCTCAAGAGGTAGACGAACTCTTCCGCGACTGGATGCATTTCCCAGTTGGCCCAGTCTTCAGTGCACACGAACTCGGTGATGAGCCACCCCTGCCCGAATTTCTCGACTTCACTCTCTGGCTGGGACCAGAAGGCTTGTCCGCCTGGGATCGTGCGGCCGTTGCCATTGGCATCGAGGTAAACGAAGTCCACTTCGGGGTTGATTTGCATTTTGCTGTCGCCGCCGAGGAGGTGTTGCTTGTGGTGCCTAACGTTCGAGGTAAGGCGGGCCCTACAGCGGAGCGCGTAAGCCCCGGGCAGGACGATGAATATTTTGGCCTGACCGGGGCTTACGCGCGCAGCTGTTGGGGCTCGCCTTGACCGAGGGGTTAGGCCTCACCGTGCTTGGCCTGCAGGACCAGTCCAATTTTCGAGCGTGCACTTTTTGCTGGCAGGGACAACGGCAGTGTCGCCAATTACGGCAGTACGAATCTCGTTCCCCTTGCCCAGCACCCCAATGGTCATTTGGTACGGGTTCATGGTGAAGCCACCCGAAAAGTTGATTCGAAGTACCGCGGACTTGTCTGCGGCGTACTGGGCTTGCCTTTCCCAAGGCACTGCAACAACGTCCACTGATGTGAAACGCGCGGTCTTGTGATAGCACTTCAATGCCTCAGTGGCGAAATCGACCAAGCTGGCCTGCATTTTTGCTACGTCGACCTGACCTGGCGCTGTCGCTGTTGCGACGGCAGATGCTGCTAGCGATGGATTCTTGAGTGCAAGAGCCGTGAGTATTGAAATTGGATCCATTCTGATTCTTCTCCCTGGGAGTGGACAGTAGTCTTGCCATCGTGAGGCCTAACGTTCGAGGTAAGGCGGGCCCTACAGCGGAGCGTGTAAGGCCCGGCTGGGACGATGATGAATTTGGCCCTGCCGGGCCTTACACGCGCAGCTGTTGGGGCTCGCCTTGACCGAGGGGTTAGGCCGCACTCTTTTTGAGCTGAATGAGTACCAGGCCTTGAGCGGAGGCATGGGGCCACTACCTTTGCCTCCCTGTGCACCTGTTAGGACTGAGTTCATGTCGGCTGTTTGCGGAAGGGCGGGCTCTGGTTGTAGCCGACTTTCGGGTCGTTTGCGCGCAGCTGAATGATGAACTGAAGTTCCACTCTGGTGACCTCGGAGCGGTCAGCCGTGTCCGAGTACCAAAGTATGTCTCGTGTTACCGTGAAGCTTTGTCTCTCTTCTTCCGTGAAGTCCTGGGCTATCAACTGGTCGGAGGCGCTACCAAAGTAGTTGATGCTATTGGTTCGATCTTGTCCGACATAGATCTTGCCGTTGGGATAGGTGATCCTATAGATGACGCTTGGCATGACATTCGACGTGGCGCGATCTCTCTCTTGTGCGGCCTAACGTTCGAGGTAAGGCGGGCCCTACAGCGGAGCGTGTAAGGCCCGGAGCGGACGATGAATGATATGGCCGTTCCGGGCCTTGCACGCGCAGCTGTTGGGGCTCGCCTTGACCGAGGGGTTAGGCGACGCCCTCTGCGTTGAAGACAGGGCGGACGCTTGACCGTGCAGGGTGCCGGAGCCTTGGTACACGACTACTCTGGCGAATGGCAGGCGACGCATATCTTGTTGCCTTCTGGGTCGCGAATGTAGGCGCCGAAGTAGTTGGAGTGATAGTGCGACCGAAGGCCTGGCTTACCCTCGGATATGCCGCCACTTTGGAGGGCTACTGCATACGCAGCTTCGACGACAGCTCGGGACGAAGCCGCGAATGCGACCATTTGCCCATTGCCGGAACTGTGTGGAAGCCCATCGAAGGGCCTTCCAACAATGAACAGCGGCCTTCCGCCTTCCTGTGGCTGCCAGCCGGCCCATGGAACACTTGGTTCATTGAACCGCAGTTGAAGTCCAAGCGCTTTCATCAGCGGCTCATAGAACGACATTGCTCGCTTGAAATCGTTGACCCCGTAGTAGACATGCGAGAACAAGCGGGCCTCCTGGAAATTTGCGTCGCCTAACGTTCGAGGTAAGGCGGGCCCGACAGCGGAGCGCGTAAGGCCCGGCAGGGACGATGATGAATTTGGCCCTGCCGGGCCTTACGTGCGCAGCTGTTGGGGCTCGCCTTGACCGAGGGGTTAGGCGTCATCGCGGTCCGTGATGGAGCCGTCATTTGATCTTTATTGTTTTCCCTCTGAGCGGGTTTGAAGTCGCCAAATGCTTCAAAACAGTCCTACATCTGTCAGTCGCCTCTTGAACTGGAAGTCGCTTCAGCTCGGCCTCAACTCTTTCAAACGCTGGTTCTAAGTCGCGGAGTTGGGCTTCCACTGTACGACCATTTCCATCACGTTCCATGATCATTCGACCGTGATCTATGGAAGCTCTAAATTCCTCTGTCCATGCTGCATAGGCGAGCTCAAATTCAGCAGCAAAGCCAGGCAGAACGGTTGAACAATAGGGGACATGTCGCGGAAGGATGTAGGAGGCGACGAACGCAGTCCCACCCGCAACGTCATAAGTATGCTCGCTGATCTCAACTGTCTCAGTGCTGTTTGCAGGGAGTGGGTACACGAGTGAAATCAGGCTCGCAATGTACAGATGTGCAGATGGAGATTTCATGACGCCTAACGTTCGAGGTAAGGCGGGCCCTACAGCGGAGCGTGTAAGGCCCGGAGCGGACGATGATGATTTTGGCCGTTCCGGGCCTTGCATGCGCAGCTGTTGGGGCTCGCCTTGACCGAGGGGTTAGGCAACGCTTTCGCGCACTGCCTTTGCACTCGCTGCAACATGCACAGGGCAGCAACTGAAATGCAAGCCCGAGATGTTGGTGCTGACGCTTGACTTTGAGGCAATGCCTGACGACTTTCGGCGACGGAGGATGAACGTGAGGTGAACATGCCTCGATGTCCTTTGGCTTGCCAGTTCCTTAAGCGGACCATAACAGTGAACTTCCATGCTTGAAGCCTGTTCACTGCGAAGGGACTCCGACATGAACAACTATCTGGCTGACTTTATCCTGGAGTGGGTGCGCATTGCACTTGTGGCACTCGTGCCCGTTGTCTTGACTGCCTTCGTCTCAATTCCAATGAATCTTGGTGGTCACCCTGGCGAAGCCGCCGCTCGCACGGTTGTTCCGAGTACGCACATGACGTAGAGACAGCGCTGAGGTTGCATTGCGTTGCCTAACGTTCGAGGTAAGGCGGGCCCTACAGCGGAGCGTGTAAGGCCCGGAGCGGACGATGATAACTTTGGCCGTTCCGGGCCTTGCACGCGCAGCTGTTGGGGCTCGCCTTGACCGAGGGGTTAGGCCGCACTTCTTGCCCTGCGGCAGGGTTGCTGCTGCGAGCTTTGGGCTGGACTTCCCTCATGCTGTGATCTCAACGCGATTGCCCTCAGGATCCAGCACGACGCTTTCGTAGTAGCCGTCTCCAGTTCTCCGGGGACCGTCCAACACGGGCGTACCGCGTTCACGTAATTGACTCGTGATTCGATCGACCTCGGCCTCGCTGCCAATCGATATGGCGAGGTGAGTTAGTCCCATTCTCTGTGCGCCAGGCTCATGGGTAACAGGACAGAGTTGTCTCGTGGACATGACTTCAATTCTTGCCCCTTCGGCGAAGCTAAGGAATCGAGAGGCAAACCCTTTCGACTTGTTCTCGTACAACGGACCAACTGTTGCACCAAACGTGGAAGCGTAGAACTGGCAGAGGCTTTCCAGGTTGATTGCCCAAAGCGCGACATGTTCGATTCGTGGCATTTCGGTGCGGCCTAACGTTCGAGGTAAGGCGGGCCCTACAGCGGAGTGCGTAAGGCCCGGATGGGACGATGATAATTCTGGCCCAGCCGGGCCTTACGTGCGCAGCTGTTGGGGCTCGCCTTGACCGAGGGGTTAGGCGCCGCTTTTCCCGCTTGGTGCATGACCGAACTCCTTGACCTTAAGTGGCGGTGGTGAGCTTAAGCCCAACTATGCCGGCGACGATGAGCGCCAGGCTCGCCAGGCGCCCAGGGTTGGAAGGCTCGCCAAACAGGATGATTCCAAGTATCGCGGTGCCTACTGCTCCGACGCCAACCCAAACTGCGTAAGAGGTGCCAACAGGCAGAGTTTTCATGGCTATGCCGAGAAGGACCACACTTCCGGTCATGGCGCCAAGGGTAAGGGCGCTAGGCAGGACACGAGTGAAACCCTCTGTGTACTTGAGGCCAATGGCCCAGCCTACCTCCAGCAACCCCGCGACAAGCAAGAGAACCCATGCCATGCAACCGCTCCAATACGAACCAGAAGGCGATTGTGACTAAAGGCTGGGTCTCCCACTCAGACTTGCGCGCTGAAGGTTCGCGTGGGTGTGTTTGCGGCGCCTAACGTTCGAGGTAAGGCGGGCCCTACAGCGGAGCGTGTAAGCCCCGGAGCGGACGATGATAACTTTGGCCGTTCCGGGGCTTAGACGCGCAGCTGTTGGGGCTCGCCTTGACCGAGGGGTTAGGCGTCGCCCTTGTTGCTGCCGTACCGGTCTTCAAGTTCCTTCCACTCCCTTCTTTCCCGTAGGCGCCAGATCAGCCCTATCGCAAGCGCGAGGACCGTTGCCGCAACGAAGGTCAGGAATCCGATCCAGTTGTCCTCGACTAGCCACTGGCTCCGAAAGGTTGCGAGGCCATCGCCTTGGCGCACTGCACGGATGGCCACTGTGACCATGTAGCCGAGCGCAAAGATTGAGGCAAGGGAGGAAAAGACCATTCCCACAATTAGGATCCGACTCAGGCCTCGCTTGTTGGCGTCTTTTTCGACTGACATCGGTCTGTCCTTGTTGAATCCGTTGGGATCTGCCTTCCTTTTGCCTTTGATGCGTCGGGAAAGGCCTGATGAGCTTGAGATTTGGTTCGGCTGTAGGTGCGCAACGATTCCGATTGCGACGCCTAACGTTCGAGGTAAGGCGGGCCCTACAGCGGAGCGTGAAAGGCCCGGAGCGGACGATGATAGCTTTGGCCGTTCCGGGCCTTGCACGCGCAGCTGTTGGGGCTCGCCTTGACCGAGGGGTTAGGCCGCACCCTCCTGCCGTGGCCCACCCGGTGACAGACTACAAGGAGACTTTGGTAAGGCTCCATACAACAGCGATGAGCTGAACCAAGTTGATTGATAGTGCAGCTGAATGTACACGGCGAAACCTTTGAACTGCGCTGGAACTACTTGTTTGGATTTGCTCCCCAAGCTGCTCCATGACGGGTATGAGCTTGCTGCGAAGCGCTACGACCAAGATTGCGATTGCACCTGCTCCTGCGGCAAAGGCAAACCTTCCCGACAGTGCATAGCTGGCCGAGGCGCCTGCCGATGCAACAAAGGCAGCCTTGTAGTAGATGTTGAAGAAGCCGCGCACAAACTTGGCATCAACAGCTGTGTCGTGCTTAAGAATTAGCAGCGGCAGGCCACCCATCAGGAAGTACGCCGTAGTCACGAGCAGTACTACCGTGAAGAAGATTGCGGCAAAGATGGCCGATGACATGATGATGCCGGCAGCGATGGGCAAATGCGGTGTTCGAGCGGCAGATTTTGCTCCTCGTGCGGCCTAACGTTCGAGGTAAGGCGGGCCCTACAGCGGAGCGCGTAAGGCCCGGATGGGACGATGATGAATTTGGCCCAGCCGGGCCTTACGTGCGCAGCTGTTGGGGCTCGCCTTGACCGAGGGGTTAGGCTGCGCTCGGACTGCCGTATGTGAGAGGCGAAGCGATGCATTGCCCTGGCCGGCGGTGGACGACACCCAACCCGACCAGGCCAATCAGGAGCAACGCAGCGGTGTCTACTTCGGGCACTGCCGTGGTGTAGTCGAAACCCGACGATGACACGGCGGAGTACGGGACCGCAGCACCATAGTCATCCTGGACGCTCAGAATCCCGCCCCAAAGCGCGGTGTGCGAACTGTCTGCGGCTGCGTCACCGCTAGCGGTCAGAGATCCGTATGCGTAAGCATACGATGTGAGCGTCGCGGTCAGATCGAACGGCACGCCGAAGATAAAGGCGAATTCCAATTGGAGGGAGCCAGGACCTGGCGTCACGGGCGTCCTACCGCTTGAATTCACCAGGACTGCATTGCGCGTGATTGCGCAAACCCCACTTGGGCAATCAGGTGTCAAGGCATCCCCGATCTCGGAGAAGTACAGAAGCCCGCCTGATGTCGCCATCAGCTTGATATCGCTCTGCGCTTGGCTGCCGACCGGGCTTGGGTCGGTTAACGACAGGGACCAGGTGTAGTTCAACGCCACCGTTACATGACCGAGTTGACCGGTCAGGGCGTCGTTGCTCAGCGTAATCGCGTCTGACCAAGACGAGCGGACGTACAGGCCAGACCAGTTGTCGCCAAGACGCGATACCGACGGCGGCACGTGCTCGTTGGCTAGAACTCGCAGGCGACCGAACTCGGCCGAGGCCTGCAGTTCTGAAGTGCCGCCGAACGACGCAAATGAACCGCTGACGGGTGCCACAGGGTCTGTGACGATGACAGGCAGACCTCCAAAGAACGGCCCGCTATGGGCATACTCAATGAATGTCGAACCTTGAGCGTGCGCAGCGGACTGGATGCAGGCGAAACTGGCGATCACCAACGCCAATATGGATCTAGGCATGGCTGGGTTCCTTTCGCGGGGGAATTGGCAGAGTACGCTTGAACCTAGGGCGCCGCAAGTTTTCCGGTTGGTAACCATGCTTTGGCGCCGCAATTTCTCTTCAATTGACTTCGCCTGGGCAGCACCACATCGCTGCGCAGCCTAACGTTCGAGTTAACGCGGTGCCAACAGCGTAGCGGGCTGGCCCTGCAACGGACAATTCACCAGGCCGTGAAAGGGACAGCCCGCTACGCTGTTGGCACTCGCGTTGAACGAGGGGTTAGCCGTCACTCTATTCGAGACAACCAATAGCCAGGCCTGCGCCTATGAGGGGCGATTGCAACAACCAACAGTTCGGAATCCGAAGGACGATATACAACGGAGAAGGGAAAACCCTTGATCAATATGCTCCGAGTCGTCTTATGGGATGGTGCTCCTCCCAGCGGATGGCGAAGTGCCCTATCCACTGCCGCTTCCACCGCCGCTTGAAACCTGACACCACTTCCGCTGCGAGCGTTGGAGTAGTACTCAACCTCGTGAAGCAATTCAGCTTCAGCGTCCGGCAAGAAACGAATTGCCCTCACTTGGCAAGGGCGCGAGCTTTTGCAAAGACTTCTTCCGCAGAGATCGCTTGCACTTCGCCGCGATCGTATGCCGCAAGGCGTCGCTCTATCTCAGCACTCCAGGCGGCGTCAAGCTCTGATGCAGCGGGCTCGTTGAGAGATTCAAGCAGTTCATCGACCAGGCGCTCCTGCTCGGCCCGTGGGAGGGCCTTGGCAAGCTTGGCAAGGTCAGCAGCGGATTCAGGCATGGTGGGGACTCGTGGCTAGAGTGAAGTCTACTCCGAGCAACTCTGGCCTTGAATTCGTGACGGCTAACGTTCGAGGTAAGGCGGGCCCTACAGCGGAGCGTGTAAGGCCCGGCTGGGACGATGATAACTTTGGCCCGGCCGGGCCTTACATGCGCAGCTGTTGGGGCTCGCCTTGACCGAGGGGTTAGGCCTCACTGAGCGACCATGGACTGAACACTGGAGACGCACAAGCGAAAGCAATTGGTTCCAGCATTCAGGAGCCATGCGATTTGGTCTGGTCTATAGGATGGACAAACCTCAGCATCAGCGAGCCAGTGCTGAACCTGATGCTCATAGGTATGTGTGTAGGCCGAGAAGATCTTCCAGTTGTCTTGATACAGGATGCGATGTGCCTCGGACTCGGGATGCAACTTTTCCAGCGCCCTTATCACCGATGCCATATCCATCTGCGACCTGCCACCCAGCGCGAAATTCGTGACTTGCTCATCTGAGGCACAGTGCAAGACCCATTCGCCCCGAAGAGTAGCTTCCATAAGCGGCCTAAGCAAGGCAAAGGCAGTTGCATGCAAAGGAGCTGGTCGATCCATCAAGATCAAGATCGCCGAGTGGTGCTGCTGCGCGATTGCAAAGCAAGCCAATGCGACGCGGCGCCTGGCATCGACCTTGAGGCGCAAGCCGTGAAGGAGCGTGCCGTATTGCTCGGCCTGCAATTTCGCTTCGTCGAGAGTCATTACGTTTCGTGAGGCCTAACGTTCGAGGTAAGGCGGGCCCTACAGCGGAGCGGGTAAGGCCCGGCAGGGACAATGATGACTTTGGCCTTGCCGGGCCTTACGCGCGCAGCTGTTGGGGCTCGCCTTGACCGAGGGGTTAGGCGGCACTTTTTGGGCAAGGCCTTGGGCCAACCGCCCAATGCTCAGGTCGGGCGGTGCAGCGCGCAAAGCTTGTTGCCATCAGGATCTCGGACATAGGCAAGGTAGAGCGCCCCCATCTTTCCCTCCCGCAAGCCCGGAGCCTGCTCGATTGAGGTGCCACCGTTTGCGACGGCCTTATCGTGAAACGCGCGCACTTGGTCGGGTGAGGTGCAGGTGAACCCAATGGTGCCGCCATTTGCAAATGTGGCGGGTTGGTCATTGATGGGTTCGCTTACGCAGAATGTCCCGGCTTCATGTCGATAGAAGAGCCGCTTGTGGCCAGTGCTTGCCGAATTTTGTATTGGAGCACCAACTCCCAGCAGGCCAAGCACTGCATCGTAGAACCGCTTTGAGCGCTCGATGTCATTCGTTCCAACCATCACGTGGCTAAACATTCGCTGTCTCCTTTGTACTTGGCTTGATGCCAAGTTGACATGGTATGCGGAACGCGGAGCAGGGCTGCATTTGTGCCGCCTAACGTTCGAGGTAAGGCGGGCCCTACAGCGGAGCGTGTAAGGCCCGGCAGGGACGATGAACATTTTGGCCCAGCCGGGCCTTACATGCGCAGCTGTTGGGGCTCGCCTTGACCGAGGGGTTAGGCGTCAATTCGCTCCCAGACCCAACGGCCACTTTCAATGACATTTTTCGATTCGCTGTAGCCAAGCCAAACGCCTTCCATTTGAGCGTTACTCTGCCGAATAAGGAGGTCAAATGCGCCATGGTGGTGTGACCGGCGTTCGGGATGAAACCAAATTCCAGTAAAGAAGCGATTGTCCTTGACCGTTCCCCGTACTCGTAGCGGTCGATCGCTCTCTGTTCGCTTTGCCGAGTCTTCGTTCAATCGATGAGGAACGATCCGACCTACAACTGACCCGAAGAGGGTAGAGATTTCTATCGCTTGCACGAACTTCACTTCAGGAGAGCCATAGTAGAACGTGGCTTTCCACAGACCAGTGACACCCTCTTCCTTCTTGGAACCGAGGCGTGTGACCAAAGGCGCCAGGCGATCTTTCAGCGGTTCGCTTACGAGAAGCGTGATCACCACTGCAACTATTGGCCCAAAGACGAATTTCAGCAGAAACAGCAGCAGTTCCAAGTTCGCTCCAGGTATTGGTTGTTTGACGCCTAACGTTTGAATTAACGCGGGCCCGACAGCTGGCCGGGCATGACATGACTGCGACGATAGCTGATTTGGCGCAGGCAGGGCAGGCCCGGCCAGCTGTTGGGGCTCGCGTTGAATGAAGGGTTAGGCACCGCTCTTGCCGAAGCGACCGTTTGGCCGGGCCTTTGTGGGACTCGCCTGCGGTGTTTGCCGAATGGAGATGGGCGCCGAAGTACCGCCCCGCGGCCATGCCAGCCAGCTTGCGGGCCGCAAACCGCCTCGGGCATGGGCTGCGAAGCAGCCTATGCAGTAGGCAAGGCTGGTTGGCACAACGGGCCAAGCAGCCGCACGGCCTTGCCGAAAGTGGCCGAAGCGCGCGGGGTTGCAACTTGCGGCTTGGTGTTTGGCAACTTCTCTTCTTGCCAAGATCTCGGTGCCAATGTCCGCGCTTAACCAGGACTGATGCATGCCTTGCGCCTTGGCGGCGGCTTGCCGCAACCTTCTCGTGCCATTTGAGCCGTCCGTGTTCTCGGAGGTGAACCGCAATCTCCTTGCGGTGGTGGCACTGCTATGCGGACTAGACATGCTGGCATTCGCGGTGCCTAACGTTCGAGGTAAGGCGGGCCCTACAGCGGAGCGCGTAAGGCCCGGCAGGGACGATGATAACTTTGGCCCAGCCGGGCCTTACGCGCGCAGCTGTTGGGGCTCGCCTTGACCGAGGGGTTAGGCCACGCTGCATTGCGCTGACGTTGCATGCGAGCCATGCCTATTGAACCAGTACACCACCGAAGGCGATACGACCTTTGCCTGGTGGAGCGTATTCGACGTGAACTAGGCTCGTGTCTCGACGGAGCACCGAGGCGACGGCATGTGCAACTTGTGTCGCCTGAGTTGCCATTGCTTCTCCTTCAGGCAGGTTGGCCAGCAAGAGTGTGACGAAGACTGGCAGTTCCTGCTGAGTGGCTCCTGATTCATTCTCGGCATAGTGCGCGGCTGCCAGAGTTGAAATGCGAACCCAGGTTCGACCAGGTGGAGTGTTGAACACCTTGCCAAGTGTGTCCGCGATTGCCTGCGCTGTGCCTAAAGGCGGGGGCAGTGCATCTGGCACGACAAGTTGAACGTCAACGATTGGCATTTTGCGTGGCCTAACGTTCGAGTTAACCGGCCCGCGGAAGCAGGCACCGTAAGGCCGGGCTGAGATGATGCACCATGTGCCTCAGCCCGGCCTTACGGTGCCTGCCGTAGCGGGTCCGGTTGAACGAGGGGTTAGGCATCACTCGCTGCGGCAGGGTAGACGTGTTTGCAGAAGCGCCACTCACCGACGGGCTGGTCGTCGATGTACGAGGTTGGCTTGGGAAGGAAGGCAACAAAGCATCCTTCAATCTTCAGCTCCTGGGCTGTCGCTCTTGCGTACTCGGCACCTCCTGAACTCCAAAGGTACATCTCGGCTCCGCCTTCGTACAGTGCGCGGACGTTGGCGACGACTCCTGGCATTGGGATTCGCTTTGCACCCACTGACCTGATTAGGGTGTCATCAACGTCGACAAAGACAATCTTCTTCATCTTGTTCTCGATTCGGTGCTCGCCGGCTCAATTCTTACTGGGGCTGTTTCGGTAGCTAAGCTCGATGGGTTTCGGGGATCGTGACACGGACAACGAGGATTCGGCTTGGCAGGGAAATGATGATGCGCTGCTGGGCTTCTTTGTGATGCCTAACGTTTGAATTAACGCGGGCCCGACAGCTGGCCGGGCATGACATGACTGCGACGATAGCTGATTTGGCGCAGGCAGGGCAGGCCCGGCCAGCTGTTGGGGCTCGCGTTGAATGAAGGGTTAGGCACCGCCGTGCCG encodes the following:
- a CDS encoding cupin domain-containing protein (PFAM: Cupin domain) yields the protein MQINPEVDFVYLDANGNGRTIPGGQAFWSQPESEVEKFGQGWLITEFVCTEDWANWEMHPVAEEFVYLLSGDIEFHLEGSGETEVTRIVGSGAVVVPRGRWHTAKVFQPSRMLFVTMGSGTQHRPVSGA
- a CDS encoding lactoylglutathione lyase-like lyase (PFAM: Glyoxalase/Bleomycin resistance protein/Dioxygenase superfamily~manually curated), whose translation is MFSHVYYGVNDFKRAMSFYEPLMKALGLQLRFNEPSVPWAGWQPQEGGRPLFIVGRPFDGLPHSSGNGQMVAFAASSRAVVEAAYAVALQSGGISEGKPGLRSHYHSNYFGAYIRDPEGNKICVACHSPE
- a CDS encoding Plasmid stabilization system protein (PFAM: Plasmid stabilisation system protein~manually curated), yielding MRAIRFLPDAEAELLHEVEYYSNARSGSGVRFQAAVEAAVDRALRHPLGGAPSHKTTRSILIKGFPFSVVYRPSDSELLVVAIAPHRRRPGYWLSRIE
- a CDS encoding putative addiction module component, TIGR02574 family (PFAM: Putative addiction module component~TIGRFAM: putative addiction module component, TIGR02574 family~manually curated), with translation MPESAADLAKLAKALPRAEQERLVDELLESLNEPAASELDAAWSAEIERRLAAYDRGEVQAISAEEVFAKARALAK
- a CDS encoding hypothetical protein (manually curated), whose translation is MTLDEAKLQAEQYGTLLHGLRLKVDARRRVALACFAIAQQHHSAILILMDRPAPLHATAFALLRPLMEATLRGEWVLHCASDEQVTNFALGGRSQMDMASVIRALEKLHPESEAHRILYQDNWKIFSAYTHTYEHQVQHWLADAEVCPSYRPDQIAWLLNAGTNCFRLCVSSVQSMVAQ
- a CDS encoding lactoylglutathione lyase-like lyase (PFAM: Glyoxalase/Bleomycin resistance protein/Dioxygenase superfamily), giving the protein MFSHVMVGTNDIERSKRFYDAVLGLLGVGAPIQNSASTGHKRLFYRHEAGTFCVSEPINDQPATFANGGTIGFTCTSPDQVRAFHDKAVANGGTSIEQAPGLREGKMGALYLAYVRDPDGNKLCALHRPT
- a CDS encoding putative HAD superfamily hydrolase (PFAM: Protein of unknown function (DUF705)~manually curated) — encoded protein: MKKIVFVDVDDTLIRSVGAKRIPMPGVVANVRALYEGGAEMYLWSSGGAEYARATAQELKIEGCFVAFLPKPTSYIDDQPVGEWRFCKHVYPAAASDA